One window of Biomphalaria glabrata chromosome 6, xgBioGlab47.1, whole genome shotgun sequence genomic DNA carries:
- the LOC106062546 gene encoding uncharacterized protein LOC106062546 has translation MAITIDREAMMITSKVFLIIFIIAILVINGLLLAKHVRKTYFWNSPKNLTFISIAIGDIFLALFPLVVEAKFIFDFDMAMADNCSLNLAYESYMYHLIHFVYGVSLVLLNVEILFRLRLQYFVFIKKYLVPVLGSCIPWFLGLIIVLPLCLSHRYRCKTWYTVETFSVTVIVPACLALTTSCVSFFLKCHKGKASAVKSNPDVNWTQAPDNRPNVYSKSQTSTTVQLSQEQQIFIETEQQPEQKDSSLDRKQQQQLFLDREEPHHPILIQATQPQKLSRRQDKNPVYTSQANPRKEQLRILIVSIVFFFMVAPFAALKIYLHFRYIDDRDTYILLYRIFYWMMLSRSFLTPIIFLVFKVKK, from the coding sequence ATGGCGATAACAATAGATCGGGAAGCTATGATGATTACCtctaaagtatttcttattatttttattatcgcAATTCTAGTCATCAATGGCTTACTGTTGGCTAAACATGTCAGAAAAACATATTTCTGGAACAGCCCGAAAAATCTCACTTTTATCTCTATTGCAATAGGTGACATATTTCTGGCGCTATTTCCTTTGGTAGTTGAGGCCAAGTTTATTTTTGATTTTGACATGGCAATGGCAGACAATTGCTCATTAAATCTGGCTTACGAGAGCTACATGTACCATTTGATCCATTTTGTTTATGGAGTGAGTTTAgttttgcttaatgtggagatTTTGTTTCGACTCAGGCTTCAGTATTTTGtgtttataaagaaatatttggtgCCTGTCTTGGGAAGTTGCATCCCTTGGTTTCTGGGATTGATCATAGTCTTACCTCTGTGTCTGTCACACAGGTACCGATGTAAAACATGGTATACAGTAGAGACCTTTTCTGTGACCGTCATTGTACCAGCCTGCCTAGCACTGACCACGTCCTGTGTATCCTTCTTTCTGAAGTGTCACAAGGGCAAAGCTTCAGCAGTAAAATCTAACCCAGACGTGAATTGGACACAGGCTCCTGACAACAGGCCGAATGTCTATTCAAAGTCTCAGACTTCGACAACAGTTCAACTTTCACAAGAGCAACAAATCTTCATTGAAACTGAACAGCAACCAGAACAGAAAGACTCGAGTCTTGACAGAAAACAGCAACAGCAGCTGTTTCTGGACCGTGAAGAGCCCCATCATCCCATTTTGATCCAAGCTACACAACCACAAAAACTTAGCAGGCGTCAGGATAAAAACCCAGTTTACACGAGCCAGGCAAACCCCAGAAAAGAACAGCTTCGAATACTTATTGTTTCCATTGTCTTCTTCTTCATGGTCGCTCCATTTGCAGCGTTAAAAATCTACTTACATTTTAGATATATTGATGACAGAGATACTTACATTTTACTCTATCGAATTTTTTATTGGATGATGTTATCCAGATCATTTCTGACACCAATTATCTTCCTTgtgtttaaagttaaaaaatga